A region from the Papaver somniferum cultivar HN1 unplaced genomic scaffold, ASM357369v1 unplaced-scaffold_98, whole genome shotgun sequence genome encodes:
- the LOC113346186 gene encoding cytochrome P450 CYP82D47-like — protein MDVNHLYNYFISTPSSTMVIGSVVALLFLYFLRLTWKTSTRSSKKLKEPPVPAGGWPIIGHLLVLGGPDLPHIALGKLAEKYGPVFTINIGVHKSLIVSDWEVVKECFTINDKIWSSRPCQVAMKIMGTAMFGFSPYGHYWRELRKIMNREVLSHSRIESLHHVWASEINTSVKELYQTWGEKTNGGGPVLHDMTRWVCDLTLNMSVKMAVGKRYNFRDASEDDEAARCQYALREFFRLVGLFIPSDALPFLGWLDIGCYQKVMRKVAKDLDALMQEWLDEHKKERLLSGPNKKGAEKDFMDVMMNILEDENTKLSDIYDADTINKATCLTLILGGADTNMVSIVWVLSLLMNHPHELKKVHDELDIHVGRNRQVEESDIKNLVYLQAVIKEEFRLYSGPLSGMRKATEDCVVAGYHVPKGTQLIINASKIHRDPRVWSDPLQFKPERFLTENGIDVRGQDYELLPFGAGRRICPGTSFALQVLPLALARLIHGFEFSTPNNVPVDMTECPGLQNAKATPLEVLITPRLPSELYV, from the exons ATGGATGTGAATCATCTATACAATTACTTCATCTCAACACCATCTTCTACAATGGTAATTGGTAGCGTCGTTGCTTTATTGTTTCTATACTTTTTACGTCTCACATGGAAGACATCAACCAGATCATCAAAAAAACTCAAAGAACCACCAGTACCAGCCGGAGGTTGGCCGATTATCGGTCATCTCCTTGTATTAGGTGGACCAGACCTTCCTCACATAGCACTAGGAAAACTAGCTGAAAAATATGGACCCGTCTTCACCATTAACATCGGGGTACATAAATCTCTTATTGTTAGTGACTGGGAGGTGGTGAAAGAATGTTTTACGATAAATGATAAAATATGGTCTTCACGTCCTTGTCAGGTAGCCATGAAGATCATGGGTACGGCGATGTTTGGGTTCTCTCCTTATGGTCATTATTGGCGTGAACTTCGTAAGATTATGAACAGAGAAGTCCTTTCTCACAGTCGTATTGAATCTTTACACCATGTGTGGGCTTCTGAGATCAATACATCCGTCAAAGAACTCTACCAGACATGGGGAGAGAAAACCAACGGAGGTGGTCCTGTTTTGCATGATATGACACGATGGGTTTGTGATTTAACCTTGAATATGTCAGTGAAAATGGCTGTCGGTAAGAGATACAACTTTAGGGATGCTtccgaagatgatgaagctgcgaGATGCCAGTACGCTTTGAGAGAGTTCTTTAGGTTGGTGGGACTTTTCATTCCCTCTGACGCCTTACCGTTTTTAGGATGGTTGGATATCGGTTGTTACCAGAAGGTAATGAGGAAAGTGGCGAAAGATTTAGATGCCTTGATGCAAGAATGGCTGGATGAACACAAAAAAGAGAGGTTATTATCAGGACCAAATAAGAAGGGGGCTGAAAAAGATTTTATGGATGTGATGATGAACATACTCGAGGACGAAAATACAAAACTGTCTGACATTTATGATGCGGATACTATCAATAAGGCTACCTGCTTG ACTCTAATCCTGGGTGGAGCTGACACAAATATGGTTAGCATAGTCTGGGTATTATCTCTGCTAATGAATCACCCACATGAATTGAAGAAAGTCCATGATGAGTTGGACATCCACGTTGGCAGAAACAGACAAGTAGAAGAATCAGACATCAAGAACCTCGTATACCTCCAAGCTGTTATCAAAGAAGAGTTTCGTTTATACTCGGGTCCGCTATCAGGAATGCGCAAAGCAACGGAAGATTGCGTTGTAGCTGGCTACCACGTCCCAAAGGgcactcaactaataataaacgcATCCAAGATTCACCGTGATCCCCGAGTGTGGTCCGACCCTTTACAGTTCAAACCTGAAAGGTTCTTAACAGAAAATGGTATTGATGTTAGAGGTCAAGATTATGAACTCCTTCCATTTGGAGCTGGTAGAAGAATATGTCCCGGTACTTCATTTGCACTTCAAGTTTTGCCTTTGGCCCTGGCCCGTTTGATTCATGGATTTGAGTTTAGTACACCCAATAATGTACCGGTTGATATGACTGAATGCCCTGGCTTACAGAATGCCAAGGCCACTCCTCTTGAAGTACTCATTACACCTCGACTTCCTTCTGAACTTTACGTGTAA